CGGGAAGATCCTCTCGCCGGTCTTCTCGTCCTTGCTCTCGAAGGCCAGGGCGCCAAGCCCAACGCCCCGTATCGCTCCCTCTCGATAGATCTCCACCGACAGCACGTCGGCGGGGTAGGAGGCCTGCGGTATGTGCGGCAGGAATGCGGCGGCGTCGATGAACACCGCATGTCCGCCGATCGGCTGGATGCAGGGGACCCCGCCTTCCTCCAGAAGCTCGCCGAGGTAGCGCACCTGGGCTATCCTGTGGGTCAGGTGCTGTTCGTCGGTCATCTCGCGCAGTCCGACCGCCAGCGCTTCGAGGTCTCGTCCGGCCAGGCCGCCGTACGTCGCGAAGCCTTCGAACAGGATGACCCTGGGGGCTAGCTTGTAGTACATCTCTTCGGTGCGGCAGGCGACGAGCCCGCCGATGTTCACAAGCGGGTCCTTCTTGCAGGAGACCGTTATGGCGTCGGCGTTCTCCATCATGGCGAGCAGGATCTCCGCTATGGACATGTTCGCGCACTCGCTCTCGCGGCTCTTGATGAACCAGGCGTTCTCCGCCATGCGGGCCGCGTCGAATAGCAGCGGTATGCCGTGCTTCTTAGCGACCGCCCCGACCTCCCTGATGTTGGCCAGGCTTACCGGCTGTCCGTCGCCGGAGTTGTTCGTGACGGTTATCATTATGAACGGAATACGGC
This is a stretch of genomic DNA from Synergistaceae bacterium. It encodes these proteins:
- a CDS encoding tryptophanase, whose product is RIPFIMITVTNNSGDGQPVSLANIREVGAVAKKHGIPLLFDAARMAENAWFIKSRESECANMSIAEILLAMMENADAITVSCKKDPLVNIGGLVACRTEEMYYKLAPRVILFEGFATYGGLAGRDLEALAVGLREMTDEQHLTHRIAQVRYLGELLEEGGVPCIQPIGGHAVFIDAAAFLPHIPQASYPADVLSVEIYREGAIRGVGLGALAFESKDEKTGERIFPKLELYRLAINRRTYTNGHMEYTAESIVNVFKRRDSIRWRLEMVYEPPVQGLKHFLAHLKPKDL